One genomic region from Alteromonas pelagimontana encodes:
- the rpsN gene encoding 30S ribosomal protein S14 — MAKESMKAREVKRAKLVAKYAEKRAALKATVSDVNASEEERWDAVLKLQQLPRDSSKSRQQNRCRITGRPHGFLRKFGLSRIKLREAAMRGEVPGLKKASW, encoded by the coding sequence ATGGCAAAAGAATCAATGAAGGCTCGTGAAGTCAAGCGTGCAAAGCTAGTTGCTAAATATGCTGAAAAACGTGCCGCACTTAAAGCAACTGTCAGCGATGTTAACGCTTCTGAAGAAGAGCGTTGGGATGCTGTTTTGAAGCTACAACAATTGCCACGTGACTCAAGTAAATCTCGTCAGCAAAACCGCTGCCGTATTACTGGCCGTCCACATGGTTTCCTTCGCAAATTCGGTCTTAGCCGTATCAAGCTTCGTGAAGCTGCGATGCGCGGTGAAGTCCCTGGCCTTAAAAAAGCCAGCTGGTAA
- the rplR gene encoding 50S ribosomal protein L18, with protein sequence MDKKTARLRRATRARAKIRELAAHRLVINRTPRHIYAQLIAPSGSEVLAAASTVEKDLSKDLKSTGNVEAAAAVGKAIAERAIEKGIKNVAFDRSGFKYHGRVKALADAAREAGLQF encoded by the coding sequence ATGGATAAGAAAACAGCTCGCTTGCGTCGCGCTACCCGCGCACGCGCAAAAATTCGTGAACTGGCCGCGCATCGCTTGGTGATAAACCGTACACCTCGCCATATTTACGCTCAGTTAATCGCGCCTAGCGGTTCTGAAGTATTGGCGGCAGCTTCTACCGTTGAAAAAGATCTGTCTAAAGATCTGAAGTCGACTGGTAATGTTGAAGCGGCGGCAGCAGTTGGTAAAGCTATCGCGGAACGTGCAATCGAAAAAGGCATCAAGAATGTCGCTTTTGATCGCAGCGGTTTTAAATACCACGGCCGCGTTAAAGCATTAGCTGATGCAGCTCGTGAAGCTGGTCTTCAGTTCTAG
- the rpsH gene encoding 30S ribosomal protein S8, which produces MSMQDPIADMFTRIRNGQMAQKVTVTMPSSKLRVAIAEVLKAEGYISEFAVSGDVKPALEVTLKYFEGKHVIDTIERVSRPGLRIYKKKDELPKVMGGLGIAIVSTSKGVMTDRAARRAGMGGEIIGYVA; this is translated from the coding sequence ATGAGCATGCAAGATCCTATCGCGGATATGTTTACCCGCATCCGTAACGGCCAAATGGCGCAGAAAGTAACTGTAACCATGCCTTCTTCAAAACTGCGTGTAGCTATCGCAGAAGTGTTGAAAGCAGAAGGTTATATTTCTGAATTCGCTGTTTCTGGTGACGTTAAGCCTGCCCTTGAAGTTACTCTTAAGTACTTCGAAGGTAAGCACGTAATTGACACAATTGAACGGGTTAGCCGCCCTGGTCTGCGCATCTATAAGAAAAAAGATGAGCTTCCAAAGGTTATGGGTGGTCTGGGCATCGCTATCGTGTCGACTTCTAAAGGTGTTATGACTGACCGTGCAGCGCGTAGAGCGGGCATGGGTGGTGAAATCATCGGTTATGTAGCGTAA
- a CDS encoding S8 family serine peptidase: MLKQHTLNRKLLIATTLTLLSASVNAAVTQNAPVEVPGEKVDLRTLLQERLNNRIAPAAEEQRYIVKFKNTATSVAKGKATVTQADDGKQRFDKAAAKALIERVGGKTHKVLNKQGMVAASMTKGQLNKLRKNSNIESISPDPKRSLMAQTTPYGYNMVQANQLAQSDTSARKVCVIDTGYNLGHPDLPDSNNGVTGIGNNSGVGNWYNDGNGHGTHVAGTISAYDNNEGVIGVYPGVNLHIVKIFDDNGDWTYASDLIAAINQCQDAGANVVNMSLGGGSSSSAEQTAMENFEDDGILLVAAAGNDGNSTMSYPASYDAVMSVAAVDSNENHASYSQYNSKVEIAAPGSSVYSTYPTNTYASLSGTSMATPHVVGAAALVWSFFPQCTNTEIRSALTATAKDRGAAGRDNQYGFGIVKASNAVDYLNTNGCDGGGSGGENPTDPDVEPVSGQVTDLSGARSSWKRYTWDIPAGVSSMTIQTSGGTGDVDLYVKLGSQPETNSYDCRPYLEGNGEVCTFNNPASGTWHIGLRAYSAYNGVTLSYSYE, translated from the coding sequence ATGTTAAAACAACACACATTGAACAGAAAACTTCTTATTGCAACAACATTGACTCTGCTTAGCGCGTCTGTAAATGCCGCAGTAACTCAGAATGCGCCTGTAGAAGTTCCAGGTGAGAAAGTAGACTTGCGTACACTGCTTCAAGAGCGCTTAAATAATCGTATTGCACCTGCCGCAGAAGAGCAGCGTTATATTGTAAAGTTTAAAAACACGGCTACCTCTGTAGCGAAAGGCAAGGCAACTGTTACCCAAGCTGATGACGGCAAGCAGCGGTTTGATAAAGCTGCCGCAAAAGCATTAATTGAACGTGTAGGCGGCAAAACCCACAAGGTGTTGAACAAACAAGGAATGGTCGCGGCATCAATGACGAAAGGGCAGCTGAACAAGCTGCGTAAAAACAGCAATATCGAAAGTATATCGCCGGATCCAAAACGCTCGCTAATGGCACAAACCACACCCTATGGATACAATATGGTTCAGGCCAATCAGCTTGCGCAAAGCGATACCTCTGCCCGGAAAGTGTGTGTCATTGACACTGGCTATAACCTTGGTCATCCCGATTTACCCGACAGCAACAACGGCGTAACCGGCATTGGCAATAACAGCGGAGTTGGAAACTGGTATAACGACGGCAATGGTCACGGTACCCACGTGGCCGGCACCATCAGTGCCTATGATAACAATGAAGGTGTAATAGGCGTCTACCCTGGCGTTAATCTGCATATTGTTAAAATATTCGATGATAACGGCGACTGGACTTATGCCTCTGACCTAATAGCTGCAATCAACCAGTGTCAGGATGCCGGTGCAAACGTGGTAAATATGAGTTTGGGTGGAGGCAGTTCATCTTCTGCTGAGCAAACGGCTATGGAAAATTTTGAAGATGATGGCATTTTATTAGTTGCTGCTGCCGGCAACGACGGTAACAGCACTATGTCTTACCCTGCTTCCTATGATGCTGTCATGTCAGTAGCAGCCGTGGATTCCAACGAAAATCATGCGAGTTACTCTCAGTACAATTCTAAAGTAGAAATTGCCGCGCCTGGATCGTCGGTTTACTCTACCTATCCTACCAATACCTATGCATCGCTCAGCGGTACCTCTATGGCGACACCTCATGTCGTTGGTGCAGCAGCTCTGGTATGGAGTTTCTTCCCGCAGTGTACCAACACTGAAATTCGCTCTGCATTAACGGCGACTGCAAAGGATCGCGGAGCGGCAGGGCGTGATAATCAGTACGGATTCGGTATTGTCAAAGCATCAAATGCGGTGGATTATCTGAATACAAACGGCTGTGATGGCGGTGGTAGTGGTGGCGAAAATCCTACCGATCCTGATGTCGAACCTGTGTCTGGTCAAGTGACGGATTTGTCTGGTGCGCGTAGTTCATGGAAACGCTATACATGGGATATTCCTGCCGGTGTATCTTCTATGACAATTCAAACATCCGGTGGCACCGGCGATGTCGACTTGTATGTCAAACTCGGTTCGCAACCCGAAACCAACAGTTACGACTGCAGGCCTTACCTGGAAGGTAATGGCGAAGTATGTACCTTTAACAATCCAGCCTCGGGAACCTGGCACATCGGCTTACGCGCTTATAGTGCCTATAACGGTGTTACCCTAAGTTACTCTTATGAGTAA
- the rplN gene encoding 50S ribosomal protein L14 — MIQMQTNLDVADNSGARRVQCIKVLGGSHRRYAGIGDIIKVTVKEAIPRGKVKKGDVLNAVVVRTRKGVRRADGSTIRFDSNAAVLLNNNKQPIGTRIFGPVTRELRSDNFMKIISLAPEVL; from the coding sequence ATGATCCAAATGCAAACTAACCTGGATGTAGCCGATAACAGCGGCGCTCGCAGGGTTCAGTGTATTAAGGTTCTTGGTGGCTCGCATCGCCGTTATGCAGGTATCGGTGACATCATCAAAGTTACCGTCAAGGAAGCAATTCCTCGCGGTAAGGTAAAAAAAGGTGACGTTCTGAACGCAGTGGTGGTGCGTACTAGAAAAGGCGTGCGTCGTGCAGATGGTTCTACCATCCGTTTTGACAGCAACGCGGCTGTGTTGTTAAACAACAACAAGCAACCAATTGGTACGCGTATCTTTGGCCCGGTCACACGTGAGCTTCGAAGTGATAACTTCATGAAGATCATCTCATTGGCCCCAGAGGTACTATAA
- the rplF gene encoding 50S ribosomal protein L6, with protein sequence MSRVAKAPVNIASGVEISISGQEVSVKGKNGTLTRVFNDAVEVVQEENQLKALPREGFADGWAQAGTARALLNAMIVGVTDGFQKKLQLNGVGYRAQAQGSKLNLTLGFSHPVVYEMPEGITVETPTQTEILVKGADKQVVGQVAANIRGYRPPEPYKGKGVRYSDEVVRRKEAKKK encoded by the coding sequence ATGTCACGAGTAGCAAAGGCCCCAGTTAACATCGCATCAGGCGTAGAAATTTCTATTTCTGGTCAAGAAGTTAGCGTAAAAGGCAAAAATGGCACACTGACACGTGTATTTAATGACGCTGTTGAAGTTGTCCAGGAAGAGAATCAACTGAAAGCCCTTCCTCGTGAAGGTTTTGCAGACGGTTGGGCTCAGGCTGGTACTGCACGCGCGCTGTTAAATGCAATGATCGTTGGTGTAACCGATGGTTTCCAGAAAAAGCTTCAGTTGAATGGTGTTGGTTACCGTGCGCAAGCACAAGGTAGCAAGCTTAACCTGACTTTAGGTTTTTCACATCCCGTCGTATACGAAATGCCTGAAGGCATTACGGTAGAAACTCCAACTCAAACTGAAATTCTCGTCAAAGGCGCGGATAAGCAGGTAGTTGGACAGGTCGCAGCTAACATCCGTGGTTACCGTCCACCAGAGCCTTACAAAGGTAAAGGTGTACGTTATTCAGATGAAGTTGTACGTCGTAAAGAAGCTAAGAAAAAGTAG
- a CDS encoding tetratricopeptide repeat protein, with translation MVATGFIPMAAAQELKAVQIYSQDELLRLIDKNTHLDRVVADRCQLVQDIQAHAQVLKEPAYQFLWGDMLAWGICVDAEPERGIKFMQAAAEQGLPGALEQLGRYYAKGTLVQTDIEQAIIYLREASALGNLKAQLQLANLFVEGYGSPYDYENAYRWLYNAVTEDKMVRKEIAGYLTQLEKLMSPKAIRQAQRS, from the coding sequence ATGGTAGCAACTGGATTCATTCCGATGGCAGCGGCTCAGGAACTAAAAGCTGTGCAAATTTACAGCCAGGACGAACTCCTCCGTCTGATTGATAAAAATACCCATCTCGACAGAGTGGTAGCCGATCGCTGTCAGTTGGTACAGGACATTCAGGCTCATGCTCAGGTGTTAAAAGAACCGGCTTATCAATTTTTATGGGGCGACATGCTGGCGTGGGGCATCTGTGTGGATGCTGAACCGGAACGTGGTATTAAATTCATGCAGGCAGCGGCGGAACAAGGATTGCCTGGCGCTTTGGAGCAGCTAGGCCGCTACTATGCTAAAGGTACGTTGGTGCAGACTGACATAGAGCAAGCTATTATCTATCTGCGTGAGGCGTCGGCACTGGGAAATCTGAAAGCCCAGTTGCAGCTAGCGAACCTGTTTGTGGAAGGGTACGGAAGCCCTTATGATTATGAAAATGCTTATCGGTGGCTGTATAACGCAGTAACGGAAGATAAGATGGTCCGTAAGGAAATTGCCGGTTACCTCACCCAATTGGAAAAGTTAATGAGTCCAAAAGCTATTCGGCAAGCACAACGCTCTTAA
- the rplX gene encoding 50S ribosomal protein L24, protein MARKIRRDDEVVVLAGKDKGKTGKVLKVLVADDRLVVEGINLIKKHTKPNPQLGEPGGIIEKEASIHVSNVAIVNPATGKADRVGFRIEDEKKVRFFKSNGELV, encoded by the coding sequence ATGGCTAGAAAAATTCGTCGTGATGATGAAGTAGTCGTATTAGCGGGTAAAGACAAAGGCAAAACAGGCAAAGTGCTGAAAGTGCTGGTAGCTGATGACCGTTTAGTTGTAGAAGGTATTAACCTTATCAAGAAGCACACCAAGCCTAACCCACAGTTGGGTGAGCCAGGTGGGATTATTGAGAAAGAAGCTTCTATTCACGTTTCTAATGTTGCGATTGTTAACCCGGCAACGGGCAAAGCGGATCGCGTTGGTTTCCGTATTGAAGATGAGAAGAAAGTTCGTTTCTTCAAATCTAACGGCGAACTTGTTTAA
- the rnr gene encoding ribonuclease R has translation MSDDPHFQREKAKYENPVASREHLMALMKEEDKPLSFLDICAAVNASSEESRIGIQRRLRAMEREGQVQFTKQKKYVLQKQEELIQGRVIGHRDGFGFLRPTDKSGDLFISPGQMQLFMHDDIVEARENGTDRRGRKEAFITQVITPRAEPIVGRFFTEHGMAVVIPDDSRLNYEILIPQEHVNGARMGQVVVVEITQRPRRRVSPVGKIIEVLGEHMAPGMEIEMALRTFDIPHVWPNGVTKQTENLGTEVPEDAKAGRIDLRQLPLVTIDGEDARDFDDAVFCEPLDDGGWQLWVAIADVSYYVRTGTALDDEAQNRGNSVYFPEQVIPMLPEVLSNGLCSLNPEVDRLCMVCEMTISDQGKLEGYQFYEAVMNSHARLTYSKVWQILQGDKDLHQRYEAHVPHLKNLYALYRALKKSRLQRGAIEFETQEVKFVFNAQRKIENIVPLIRNDAHKLIEECMIMANVSAAKWLEKHKAPALYRVHDKPDADRLTAFTAYLSEIGVSHRINEDATPADFTDVVDKTKHRPDQELIQTMLLRSMKQAVYDGENIGHFGLALDAYAHFTSPIRRYPDLVVHRALKSIIAKQKGKQAVSGAKAYTHEEIEQLGEQCSTTERRADDATRDVADWLKCEFMLDHVGESFEGVVASVTNFGLFVRLTEYHIDGLVHITSLDNDYYRYDDVKQTLVGDSGANQFRLGDALVVKVAAVNLDERKIDLTLDQAMLRTPSGKKVSVRSASKKSGSGKGRAKKERDGRSDKGSAKGKSTSTARKTSKNKTVKGRKD, from the coding sequence ATGAGTGATGATCCCCATTTCCAGCGCGAAAAAGCAAAATACGAAAATCCAGTAGCCAGCAGAGAACACCTCATGGCGCTAATGAAGGAAGAGGACAAGCCTCTGTCTTTCCTGGATATCTGTGCAGCAGTCAACGCGTCGAGTGAGGAAAGTCGAATTGGCATTCAGCGCCGGTTGAGAGCCATGGAGCGTGAAGGGCAGGTTCAGTTCACCAAGCAAAAAAAATACGTTCTGCAAAAGCAGGAAGAGCTGATTCAGGGCCGGGTTATTGGCCACCGCGACGGTTTTGGCTTTTTACGGCCGACAGATAAAAGCGGCGACTTATTTATCAGCCCCGGGCAAATGCAGTTGTTTATGCACGATGACATCGTCGAGGCCAGAGAAAACGGCACCGATCGACGTGGCCGCAAAGAAGCCTTTATCACGCAAGTCATCACTCCTCGTGCTGAACCTATCGTCGGCCGTTTTTTTACCGAGCATGGAATGGCTGTAGTGATCCCGGATGACAGCCGTCTTAACTACGAAATTCTGATTCCTCAGGAGCATGTAAACGGCGCTCGAATGGGGCAGGTCGTCGTGGTAGAAATCACCCAGCGGCCCCGTCGTCGGGTTAGTCCGGTGGGAAAAATAATTGAAGTGTTGGGTGAGCATATGGCACCGGGCATGGAAATCGAAATGGCGCTGCGCACGTTTGATATTCCCCACGTATGGCCAAATGGCGTAACAAAGCAAACAGAGAATCTAGGCACCGAAGTGCCGGAAGACGCCAAAGCAGGGCGAATCGATTTACGCCAGTTACCCTTGGTTACTATTGATGGTGAAGACGCCCGGGATTTCGACGATGCGGTATTCTGCGAACCATTGGACGATGGTGGCTGGCAGCTTTGGGTGGCAATTGCCGATGTGAGCTATTACGTACGCACTGGAACGGCTCTTGATGATGAAGCGCAGAATCGCGGAAATTCAGTGTATTTTCCTGAGCAGGTAATCCCGATGTTACCTGAAGTGCTGTCAAACGGACTCTGTTCGTTAAACCCGGAAGTGGATCGGTTGTGTATGGTGTGCGAGATGACAATCTCCGATCAAGGTAAGCTTGAAGGATACCAGTTTTACGAAGCCGTAATGAATTCTCACGCTCGCCTCACATACTCCAAAGTATGGCAGATTTTGCAAGGCGATAAGGATCTTCACCAGCGTTACGAAGCGCATGTGCCGCATCTAAAGAACCTTTACGCGTTATACCGCGCGTTGAAAAAATCGCGTCTGCAGCGGGGTGCCATCGAATTTGAAACCCAGGAGGTTAAATTCGTTTTCAACGCTCAGCGCAAAATCGAAAATATCGTGCCTTTAATCAGAAATGACGCGCACAAGCTAATTGAAGAATGCATGATTATGGCGAACGTCAGCGCAGCCAAATGGCTTGAAAAGCATAAAGCGCCTGCGTTGTACCGCGTCCACGATAAACCTGATGCCGATCGCTTAACGGCTTTTACTGCTTATTTAAGCGAAATTGGCGTGTCTCACCGAATCAACGAAGATGCGACTCCAGCTGATTTTACTGATGTGGTAGATAAAACCAAGCACCGACCGGATCAGGAACTCATCCAGACAATGCTGCTGCGGTCAATGAAGCAGGCAGTATATGACGGCGAGAACATTGGCCACTTTGGTCTGGCCCTGGATGCCTACGCGCATTTTACTTCCCCCATTCGTCGGTATCCCGATCTTGTGGTGCATCGTGCATTGAAAAGCATTATTGCCAAACAAAAGGGCAAACAGGCGGTCAGTGGCGCGAAAGCCTATACCCATGAAGAAATTGAACAGTTGGGAGAACAATGTTCCACCACTGAGCGCAGGGCAGACGACGCCACGCGCGATGTAGCAGACTGGCTCAAGTGTGAGTTCATGCTGGATCATGTCGGCGAAAGTTTCGAAGGCGTGGTGGCCTCGGTAACCAATTTTGGCTTATTTGTGCGTTTAACTGAGTACCATATCGACGGTTTGGTACATATCACCTCTCTGGATAATGATTACTATCGTTACGACGATGTGAAGCAAACCTTGGTTGGAGACAGCGGTGCTAACCAATTTCGCCTTGGCGATGCGTTAGTCGTGAAGGTTGCTGCGGTAAATCTGGATGAGAGAAAGATAGATCTTACCCTTGATCAGGCAATGTTGCGTACGCCCAGCGGCAAAAAAGTGTCGGTTCGCAGTGCGAGTAAAAAAAGCGGAAGTGGAAAAGGCAGGGCGAAGAAAGAGCGCGACGGCCGCTCGGACAAAGGCAGCGCAAAAGGAAAGTCTACGTCGACTGCGCGAAAAACATCAAAAAATAAAACAGTAAAAGGCAGAAAGGATTAA
- the rplE gene encoding 50S ribosomal protein L5, with product MAKLHDFYKETVVAELAKQFGYKSVMQVPRIEKITLNMGLGEAVADKKILEHAQADMAAIAGQKPIVTVARKSVAGFKIRDGYPIGCKVTLRGERMWEFLERLISIAIPRVRDFRGLNPKSFDGRGNYSMGVREQIIFPEIDFDKVDKVRGMDITITTSAGSDDEARALLTAFNFPFRK from the coding sequence ATGGCGAAACTGCATGATTTCTATAAAGAAACAGTAGTAGCTGAACTTGCTAAGCAGTTCGGATACAAAAGCGTCATGCAAGTCCCTCGGATTGAAAAAATCACTCTAAACATGGGTTTAGGTGAAGCAGTTGCTGACAAAAAGATCCTTGAGCATGCTCAAGCTGACATGGCGGCTATCGCTGGTCAGAAACCGATTGTCACAGTTGCAAGAAAATCAGTTGCGGGCTTTAAAATCCGTGACGGTTATCCGATTGGCTGTAAAGTAACCCTACGCGGTGAGCGTATGTGGGAATTCCTGGAACGCTTAATTTCAATTGCGATTCCACGTGTTCGTGACTTTCGCGGTTTAAACCCGAAGTCATTTGATGGTCGTGGTAACTACAGCATGGGTGTTCGTGAGCAAATCATCTTCCCTGAAATCGATTTCGATAAAGTGGATAAAGTTCGTGGTATGGATATTACTATCACTACCTCAGCGGGCTCTGATGATGAAGCGCGTGCTCTGTTGACCGCGTTCAACTTCCCATTCAGAAAATAA
- a CDS encoding DUF4397 domain-containing protein — MQPRILASMFKLLSLLALVTGLTACGGSSGDSDSTYTYAYLQFYNASPNGATVIMREVDGDALGSAQFGDSTSLISTDTGELELEFIRTDSDDQEVLIDTMTVNMEQGQKKLIVLSGDFSAPELLEYQFERETLEDHFRLFVAGLLVDGSEYDFYLSEEGDPFEAANFLGTISYQTLSEMTFWAGDSDSDDFDSGKYTIYLTKPGETEVVFESQTIDFAYDTEYVLTLRDVSGAIQTGLSVDAILNSSYVTNITDVDAESQYRIYNSTELDQPLTVTFGGNDGEEDITYTLSSGEMSDFTEIRYGDYRVSVSAGDGSVTPLSNKLMTLNQGESKAIMIYNNNNALGAASFIESGLPQAYDKTVNFINLVSDFDNIDFYLVRKDETIDTALYYALNMEFGENSVVVLPADYYEVIAVYEDDNEEQVLLDRTALTGLTEDENYIITVEPADNATGYEVNVLY; from the coding sequence ATGCAACCTCGTATTCTGGCTTCAATGTTTAAATTGTTAAGTCTGCTCGCTCTTGTCACTGGACTGACTGCTTGCGGCGGCTCAAGTGGCGATAGCGACTCCACTTATACCTACGCCTATTTGCAGTTTTATAATGCTTCACCTAATGGCGCTACCGTTATTATGCGCGAAGTCGACGGAGACGCGCTGGGATCAGCGCAATTTGGCGATTCTACGTCTTTAATTTCTACCGACACCGGTGAGTTGGAATTAGAGTTTATCCGCACTGATTCTGATGATCAGGAAGTATTAATAGATACAATGACAGTAAACATGGAACAAGGCCAAAAAAAGCTTATCGTATTAAGCGGTGATTTTTCTGCGCCTGAGCTCCTTGAGTATCAGTTTGAGCGTGAAACCCTTGAAGATCACTTTCGTTTATTTGTAGCCGGTCTGCTGGTGGATGGCAGTGAGTATGATTTTTATCTCAGCGAAGAAGGTGACCCTTTCGAAGCGGCAAATTTCTTGGGCACCATTTCCTATCAAACACTATCTGAAATGACGTTCTGGGCCGGCGATAGCGACAGCGACGATTTCGACTCTGGAAAATATACTATTTACCTCACAAAACCCGGTGAAACCGAGGTTGTGTTTGAATCGCAAACTATAGATTTCGCTTACGATACCGAATATGTGTTGACGTTGCGTGATGTGAGCGGCGCCATTCAGACAGGTCTTAGTGTCGATGCCATCTTAAACTCGTCCTATGTTACCAATATCACTGATGTGGACGCTGAATCGCAATATCGCATATATAACAGCACCGAGCTGGATCAGCCACTCACCGTTACCTTCGGCGGAAATGATGGGGAAGAAGATATTACTTACACCTTGTCCAGCGGCGAGATGAGTGACTTTACTGAGATCCGCTATGGTGATTACCGTGTTTCTGTGAGTGCGGGAGACGGTAGCGTCACACCTTTGAGTAACAAGCTTATGACGCTAAATCAGGGCGAAAGCAAAGCCATTATGATTTACAACAACAATAATGCCTTAGGCGCCGCGTCCTTTATTGAAAGTGGTCTTCCTCAGGCCTACGATAAAACAGTAAACTTTATCAATTTAGTCAGTGATTTCGATAACATTGATTTCTATCTGGTGCGTAAAGATGAAACTATCGATACAGCTCTCTATTATGCACTCAACATGGAGTTTGGCGAAAACAGTGTGGTAGTATTGCCAGCGGATTATTACGAAGTCATCGCAGTATATGAAGATGATAACGAAGAGCAGGTTCTGCTTGACCGCACTGCGTTAACCGGTCTTACCGAGGACGAAAATTACATTATCACGGTTGAGCCTGCCGACAATGCCACAGGCTATGAGGTAAATGTCCTTTATTAG
- the rlmB gene encoding 23S rRNA (guanosine(2251)-2'-O)-methyltransferase RlmB yields the protein MAQQEWLYGLHAVASVLEKEPERVIEVMVLKGRDDDRLSHVINLARRFGISVQFCHRKVLDEKVQGEQHQGVVAKAKPARMLDEADLDKLLAANAEPFLLVLDGVTDPHNLGACLRTADAAGVHAVVVPKDNSAGLTSTVRKVACGAAEVIPLIQVTNLARTLKHLQQQGLWITGTAGEAELTLYQCKLTGPTALVMGAEGKGMRRLTREHCDQLVKLPMAGSVSSLNVSVATGICLYEIVRQRQA from the coding sequence ATGGCTCAGCAAGAGTGGTTATATGGTTTGCACGCTGTCGCTTCGGTACTTGAAAAGGAACCTGAGCGTGTAATTGAAGTTATGGTGCTGAAAGGCAGGGATGACGACCGACTGTCCCACGTCATCAATCTGGCGCGCCGTTTTGGTATTAGTGTACAGTTTTGTCACCGCAAGGTGCTGGACGAAAAGGTGCAAGGAGAGCAGCACCAGGGTGTGGTTGCCAAAGCCAAACCAGCCAGAATGTTGGATGAGGCTGACTTGGATAAACTTCTGGCAGCCAACGCAGAACCCTTCCTGTTGGTGTTGGATGGCGTGACCGATCCACACAATCTTGGCGCCTGCTTGCGCACCGCGGATGCTGCGGGTGTACATGCAGTGGTGGTGCCGAAAGACAACTCAGCTGGATTGACCTCCACGGTACGTAAAGTGGCATGCGGTGCCGCGGAAGTAATTCCGTTGATACAAGTCACCAACCTGGCCCGTACGCTTAAGCATCTACAACAGCAGGGCCTTTGGATTACCGGTACCGCCGGTGAAGCTGAACTAACTCTTTATCAATGCAAACTCACTGGGCCGACAGCGTTGGTCATGGGTGCAGAAGGTAAGGGCATGCGCCGGCTTACCCGTGAACATTGCGATCAACTGGTGAAATTGCCGATGGCCGGGTCTGTATCTAGCTTAAACGTCTCGGTAGCAACCGGTATTTGTCTTTACGAAATCGTTCGACAGCGCCAAGCCTAG
- a CDS encoding FMN-binding negative transcriptional regulator, which yields MYAPVPYYTNDENIAVELINDIVMGTLVARDKEMTASPLPFQVLKRDNGQFILESHFDRRNPLGEVLRKHSDVKVIFWGPNSYISPSQYLTSPRVPTWIFTTLHIEGKVTFLDEPEGASDVVTTLSRHLEPQTSGWDIDQVEDYKQKLVSGIKGFHLKVTRCEAQLRLAQQGSKEELQHLVETLAAQSPVHGHGNIVQAIKKYVLK from the coding sequence ATGTACGCACCAGTTCCCTACTATACTAACGATGAAAATATTGCCGTCGAGCTGATTAACGATATTGTCATGGGCACGCTGGTTGCTCGCGATAAAGAAATGACAGCAAGCCCTCTGCCTTTTCAGGTTCTGAAACGAGACAACGGCCAGTTTATTCTGGAAAGCCATTTTGACCGGCGTAACCCGTTGGGAGAGGTGTTGCGAAAACATTCTGACGTGAAGGTCATTTTCTGGGGGCCAAACAGTTATATTTCGCCTTCGCAATATTTAACCAGCCCCCGGGTTCCCACCTGGATTTTTACCACCTTGCATATTGAAGGAAAGGTGACGTTTCTGGATGAACCGGAAGGCGCAAGCGATGTTGTCACTACTCTCAGTCGTCATCTGGAACCTCAAACCAGCGGCTGGGATATCGATCAGGTAGAAGATTACAAACAAAAGCTGGTAAGCGGGATCAAGGGCTTTCATCTTAAGGTTACCCGTTGCGAAGCGCAGTTACGTTTGGCGCAACAAGGCAGCAAAGAGGAGTTACAGCATCTGGTAGAAACTCTTGCCGCGCAGTCTCCTGTACACGGACATGGGAATATTGTGCAGGCTATAAAAAAGTACGTCCTGAAGTAA